Proteins encoded by one window of Chondromyces crocatus:
- a CDS encoding MFS transporter gives MAMSASTGDLGPPPAPRALSRQDARTLALAALGGALEFYDFIIFVFFTSVIGQLFFPPDTPDWLRQLQAFGLFAAGYLARPLGGIVMAHFGDRTGRKRMFTLSVFLMAVPTLLIGLLPTYETLGYAAPLCLLGLRILQGAAVGGEVPGAWVFVSEHVPERRIGFACGTLTAGLTFGILLGSLMATAVNKAYDQEALLAFGWRIPFLIGGVLGFFSVFLRRWLAETPVFEEMRQRRALVKELPLKAALRGHGLSVAVSMLLTCVLTAGIVVVILMTPTLLQKLYGIPATAALEANSLATLSLTIGCVSAGLLSDRFGASRVLSIGMLAQLGATYLLYRGASATPEHLPLLYVVTGLCVGVTGAIPGVMVRAFPPPVRFSGLSFSYNMAYALFGGLTPLLVTLLLKASPMAPAHYVAGMCALGSLIALFLPALSRRAQHQSE, from the coding sequence ATGGCGATGTCCGCTTCGACAGGTGATCTCGGGCCCCCTCCCGCGCCGCGCGCGCTCTCCCGGCAGGATGCCAGAACGCTCGCGCTCGCGGCGCTCGGCGGCGCCCTCGAGTTCTACGACTTCATCATCTTCGTCTTCTTCACGTCGGTCATCGGGCAGCTCTTCTTCCCGCCCGACACGCCGGACTGGCTGCGTCAGCTCCAGGCCTTCGGGCTATTCGCGGCAGGCTACCTGGCGCGCCCTCTGGGCGGCATCGTGATGGCCCACTTCGGCGATCGCACCGGCCGCAAGCGGATGTTCACGCTCAGCGTGTTCCTGATGGCGGTGCCAACGCTGCTCATCGGCCTCTTGCCCACGTACGAAACGCTCGGCTACGCGGCACCGCTGTGCCTCCTCGGACTGCGGATCCTGCAAGGAGCTGCGGTGGGGGGCGAGGTGCCCGGGGCGTGGGTGTTCGTCTCCGAGCACGTGCCGGAGCGGCGCATCGGCTTCGCCTGCGGGACGCTCACGGCTGGGCTCACCTTCGGGATCTTGCTGGGATCGCTCATGGCCACCGCCGTCAACAAGGCCTACGACCAGGAAGCGTTGCTGGCGTTCGGCTGGCGCATCCCGTTCCTGATCGGCGGCGTGCTCGGGTTCTTCTCGGTGTTCCTGCGCCGCTGGCTCGCCGAGACGCCGGTGTTCGAGGAGATGCGTCAGCGCCGCGCGCTGGTGAAGGAGCTGCCGCTCAAGGCGGCGCTCCGCGGTCATGGCCTCTCGGTGGCGGTGAGCATGCTGCTCACCTGCGTGCTCACCGCGGGCATCGTGGTCGTCATCCTGATGACGCCGACGTTGCTCCAGAAGCTGTACGGCATCCCCGCCACCGCCGCCCTCGAAGCGAACAGCCTGGCGACCCTGAGCCTCACCATCGGGTGTGTGAGCGCCGGGCTGCTCTCCGACCGCTTCGGCGCCAGCCGGGTGCTGAGCATCGGCATGCTCGCGCAGCTCGGCGCGACCTACCTGCTCTACCGCGGCGCGAGCGCGACGCCGGAGCACCTCCCCCTGCTCTATGTCGTGACGGGGCTGTGCGTCGGTGTCACCGGCGCGATCCCCGGGGTCATGGTGCGCGCCTTTCCGCCGCCGGTCCGGTTCTCCGGGCTCTCGTTCTCCTACAACATGGCCTATGCCCTCTTCGGGGGTCTCACGCCGCTCCTCGTCACCTTGCTGCTGAAGGCCTCGCCGATGGCGCCCGCGCATTACGTGGCCGGGATGTGTGCGCTCGGAAGCCTCATCGCGCTCTTCCTCCCTGCCTTGAGCCGTCGCGCCCAGCACCAAAGTGAGTGA
- a CDS encoding cytochrome P450 has protein sequence MSTGSADSAELDVTTPDFIRHPYPGYARARRTASLCRILPNQFLGVSRYHDVVRVLHDSKRFSNSGYTASRATQQQNLDIMPPNLVELDPPRHGKLRGLIVRALSPRSVAEFEPWLRKIADGLLESLHGASEFELLSTLAIPLPMIVIVEMLGVGTERRDEFRRWVDDFAAAHAIGSTLKREQLQRSTQAFCHYFSAQLEERRREPREDLLSQLVHAEVDGERVTAEELLSVVTALLIGGNETTTSLIANALVTLTDHPDQLAEVQENPALIPAFIEEVLRFESPAHIVFRQTTTDVELDGVTIPRGAMVLPMLASANRDERQFPDPDRFDIHRDTKGHVAFGLDIHFCPGSALARLEARVMLDALLSRAKNLRRPEREVAWAPSFFLRTPQKLVLCAQIA, from the coding sequence ATGTCCACCGGATCAGCCGATTCAGCCGAGTTAGACGTCACCACCCCGGACTTCATCCGTCATCCGTATCCCGGTTACGCGAGAGCACGCCGCACGGCATCGCTATGCCGGATCCTGCCGAATCAGTTCCTGGGCGTGAGCCGCTACCACGACGTGGTGCGCGTGCTGCACGATTCGAAGCGGTTCTCGAACTCCGGGTACACGGCCAGTCGCGCGACGCAGCAGCAGAACCTCGACATCATGCCTCCGAACCTCGTGGAGCTGGACCCTCCTCGACACGGAAAACTGCGCGGACTGATCGTCCGGGCGCTCAGCCCGCGGTCCGTCGCGGAGTTCGAGCCCTGGCTCCGGAAGATCGCCGATGGGCTCCTGGAGTCGCTCCATGGTGCGAGCGAGTTCGAGCTGCTCTCGACGCTCGCCATCCCGCTGCCGATGATCGTCATCGTCGAGATGCTGGGGGTGGGGACGGAGCGCCGGGACGAGTTTCGACGCTGGGTCGACGACTTCGCCGCCGCACACGCGATCGGGTCGACCTTGAAACGCGAGCAGCTACAGCGCTCGACGCAGGCGTTCTGCCATTACTTCAGCGCGCAGCTGGAAGAGCGGCGCCGGGAGCCGCGGGAGGATCTCCTTTCCCAGCTCGTGCACGCGGAGGTGGACGGCGAGCGGGTCACGGCCGAGGAGCTGCTGAGCGTCGTGACGGCGTTACTCATCGGGGGCAACGAGACCACCACGAGCCTCATCGCCAACGCGCTGGTGACGCTGACGGATCACCCCGATCAGCTCGCGGAGGTGCAGGAGAACCCGGCGCTGATCCCGGCGTTCATCGAGGAGGTGCTGCGCTTCGAGAGTCCAGCACACATCGTCTTCCGCCAGACCACCACGGACGTGGAGCTGGACGGCGTGACCATCCCCCGCGGAGCCATGGTGCTTCCCATGCTCGCCTCGGCCAACCGCGACGAGCGCCAGTTCCCGGATCCGGACCGGTTCGACATCCACCGCGACACGAAAGGGCACGTCGCGTTCGGGCTCGACATCCACTTCTGCCCGGGGTCTGCGCTCGCTCGCCTGGAGGCGAGGGTGATGCTGGATGCGCTGCTGTCACGAGCGAAGAACCTGAGACGCCCCGAACGCGAGGTCGCGTGGGCGCCGTCCTTCTTCCTCCGAACGCCGCAGAAGCTCGTGCTGTGCGCCCAGATCGCGTGA
- a CDS encoding cytochrome P450 — MFAELDVTSPEFIRHPYPGYARVRRSSPLCRIQPNQFLGVSRYHDVVRVLHDSKRFSNSAYTTSRPAQRQGLDTMPPMLLEMDPPRHGKVRALLVHAFSPRIVAEFEPRLRQLTDELMATLHGAQEFELLSTLAVPLPILVIAELLGIGSERRDDFRRWSDDFADALSIGATVETEQLQRSTQEFYHYFGERMEERRREPRGDLLSLLVHAEVDGERLSARELLSAVTSLLVGGNETTTSLVANALVTLTDHPEQLAEVQENLALIPALIEEVLRFEPPAHCLFRQTTRDVEVAEMVIPGDTIVLPLLASANRDASHFPDPERFDIHRDTRGHLAFGLNIHFCLGAALARMEARVMLEALLSRTKNLKRAEREVAWSSSFLIRSPRRLVLRAQIG; from the coding sequence ATGTTCGCCGAACTGGATGTCACCTCCCCCGAATTCATCCGTCATCCGTATCCCGGCTACGCCAGGGTGCGGCGCAGCTCGCCGTTATGCCGGATCCAGCCGAATCAGTTTCTGGGCGTCAGCCGCTACCACGACGTGGTGCGGGTGTTGCACGACTCGAAGCGATTCTCGAACTCCGCATACACGACCAGCCGTCCAGCGCAGCGGCAGGGCCTCGACACCATGCCCCCCATGCTCCTGGAGATGGATCCCCCACGACACGGAAAGGTACGCGCGCTGCTCGTTCACGCATTCAGCCCGCGAATCGTCGCGGAGTTCGAGCCCAGGCTCCGACAGCTCACCGACGAGCTGATGGCGACGCTCCACGGCGCGCAGGAGTTCGAGCTGCTCTCGACGCTCGCCGTCCCGCTGCCGATACTCGTCATCGCCGAGCTGCTGGGCATCGGGTCCGAGCGCCGAGACGACTTTCGGCGCTGGTCCGACGACTTCGCCGACGCGCTGTCGATCGGCGCGACCGTGGAGACCGAGCAGCTGCAGCGCTCGACGCAGGAGTTCTACCATTACTTCGGTGAGAGGATGGAGGAGCGGCGCCGAGAGCCACGGGGAGATCTGCTCTCCCTGCTCGTACATGCCGAGGTGGACGGGGAGCGGCTCTCCGCCAGGGAGCTGTTGAGCGCGGTGACCTCGTTGCTGGTCGGGGGTAACGAGACCACGACGAGCCTCGTCGCCAATGCCCTGGTGACGCTGACGGATCACCCCGAGCAGCTCGCAGAGGTGCAAGAGAACCTGGCGCTCATCCCCGCGCTGATCGAGGAGGTGCTGCGCTTCGAGCCTCCAGCGCACTGCCTCTTCCGGCAGACCACCAGAGACGTGGAGGTTGCGGAGATGGTCATCCCCGGTGACACCATCGTTCTCCCGCTGCTGGCCTCGGCCAACCGCGACGCGAGTCACTTCCCCGATCCCGAGCGCTTCGACATTCACCGCGACACGAGGGGGCACCTCGCCTTCGGGCTCAACATCCACTTCTGCCTGGGAGCCGCTCTCGCCCGCATGGAGGCCCGGGTGATGCTGGAAGCGCTGCTGTCACGAACGAAGAACCTGAAACGCGCCGAGCGCGAGGTCGCGTGGTCCTCTTCCTTCTTGATCCGATCGCCACGAAGGCTGGTTCTGCGCGCCCAGATCGGATGA
- a CDS encoding cytochrome P450: MIADFNITSPEVARNPYALFTEMRRASPVCRLQPIQLLSVGRYHDVVRVLHDSKRFSNSGYNASVPKEMQENSTMPPSIVQVDPPRHGQLRALVTKAFTPRTVAQLEPRIRELSRELIDGLRGQSTFELTSAITIPLPMIVIAELLGVGPERRGDFKRWSDDFVSTLALVEPGNRERVRRSTEEFYGYFGQVLEERRKEPRDDLISRLLLADVDGSRLTPEEVLSFANTLLIGGNETTTSLIGNAMVALTDNPDQLAEVQENPALIPALIEEVLRFESPAQCIFRQTTTDVDLDGVTIPRGAVVLPLLASANHDESRFPDPDRFDIHRDTKGQIAFGIDIHFCIGAALARLEARVLLEEMLGRMKNIQRAEKDVAWTPSFFIRSPQSLPLRARID, translated from the coding sequence ATGATCGCCGATTTCAACATCACCTCACCCGAGGTCGCCCGTAACCCATATGCCCTGTTCACGGAGATGCGGCGCGCTTCGCCCGTGTGCCGCCTCCAGCCGATCCAGCTCCTGAGCGTGGGCCGCTACCACGACGTGGTGCGCGTGCTGCACGACTCGAAGCGGTTCTCCAACTCCGGCTACAACGCGAGCGTCCCGAAGGAGATGCAGGAGAACAGCACCATGCCGCCGTCGATCGTGCAGGTCGATCCGCCCCGGCACGGACAGCTGCGCGCGCTGGTCACCAAGGCGTTCACCCCGCGCACCGTCGCCCAGCTCGAGCCGAGGATCCGGGAGCTCTCGCGCGAGCTCATCGACGGGCTCCGTGGACAGAGCACCTTCGAGCTGACGTCGGCGATCACCATCCCGCTGCCGATGATCGTCATCGCCGAGCTGCTCGGCGTCGGGCCGGAGCGCCGCGGCGACTTCAAGCGGTGGTCCGACGATTTCGTCAGCACCTTGGCGCTCGTCGAGCCTGGCAACCGGGAGCGGGTGCGGCGCTCGACCGAGGAGTTCTACGGCTACTTCGGCCAGGTGCTGGAGGAGCGGCGCAAGGAGCCGCGCGACGACCTGATCTCCCGGCTCCTCCTCGCCGACGTGGACGGGTCGCGGCTCACGCCCGAGGAGGTGCTCAGCTTCGCCAACACGCTGCTCATCGGCGGCAACGAGACCACGACGAGCCTCATCGGGAACGCGATGGTGGCGCTGACCGACAACCCGGATCAGCTCGCCGAGGTGCAGGAGAACCCGGCGCTGATCCCCGCCTTGATCGAGGAGGTCCTGCGCTTCGAGAGCCCCGCGCAGTGCATCTTCCGGCAGACCACCACGGACGTGGACCTGGACGGCGTGACCATCCCACGAGGGGCCGTCGTCCTCCCCTTGCTGGCCTCGGCGAACCACGACGAGAGCCGCTTCCCCGATCCCGATCGCTTCGACATCCACCGCGACACGAAGGGACAGATCGCCTTCGGGATCGACATCCACTTCTGCATCGGCGCCGCACTCGCACGGCTGGAGGCCAGGGTGCTTCTGGAAGAAATGCTGGGCCGGATGAAGAACATCCAGCGCGCGGAAAAAGACGTTGCCTGGACGCCCTCCTTCTTCATCCGCTCCCCGCAGTCGTTGCCGCTGCGCGCTCGGATCGATTGA
- a CDS encoding cytochrome P450 — protein MFAELDVTSPEFIRHPYPSYARARRASPLCRIQPNQFLGVSRYHDVVRVLHDSKRFSNSGYTASRPAQRQDLDIMPPMLVELDPPRHGKVRALIVRALSPRTVAEFEPRLRKITDELMASLHGESEFELLSALAIPLPMIVIAELLGVGSERRDDFRRWADDFAGAQAIGAALETEKLQRSTQEFYHYFGERMEERRREPRGDLLSQLVHAEVDGERLSAEELLSVVTALLIGGNETTTSLVANTIVTLTDHPEQLAEVQENLALIPALVEEALRFEPPAHCIFRQATTDVELEGAVIPRGTVVLPLLASANRDESQFPDPDRFDIHRDTKGHLAFGLDIHFCLGAALARMEGRVMLEALLSRTKNLKRAERDVAWTPSFFIRAPQKLVLRAQVD, from the coding sequence GTGTTCGCCGAGCTAGACGTCACCTCCCCCGAGTTCATCCGTCATCCGTATCCCAGCTACGCGAGGGCGCGGCGCGCGTCGCCGCTGTGCCGGATCCAGCCGAACCAGTTCCTGGGTGTGAGCCGCTACCACGACGTGGTGCGCGTGCTGCACGACTCGAAGCGGTTCTCGAACTCCGGGTACACGGCGAGTCGCCCGGCGCAGCGGCAGGATCTCGACATCATGCCCCCCATGCTCGTGGAGCTGGATCCTCCTCGGCACGGGAAGGTGCGCGCGCTGATCGTCCGCGCACTGAGCCCGCGGACGGTCGCGGAATTCGAGCCACGGCTCCGGAAGATCACCGACGAGCTGATGGCGTCGCTCCACGGAGAGAGCGAGTTCGAGCTGCTCTCGGCGCTCGCCATCCCGCTGCCGATGATCGTCATCGCCGAGCTGCTGGGCGTCGGGTCGGAGCGTCGGGACGACTTCCGGCGCTGGGCCGACGATTTCGCCGGCGCGCAGGCGATCGGCGCGGCCCTGGAGACCGAGAAGCTGCAGCGCTCGACGCAGGAGTTCTACCACTACTTCGGGGAGCGGATGGAGGAGCGGCGCCGTGAGCCGCGGGGGGATCTGCTCTCTCAGCTCGTGCACGCCGAGGTGGACGGTGAGCGACTCTCGGCCGAGGAGCTGCTGAGCGTGGTGACCGCGCTGCTCATCGGAGGCAACGAGACCACGACGAGCCTCGTGGCCAACACCATCGTGACGCTGACGGATCACCCCGAACAGCTCGCGGAGGTGCAGGAGAACCTGGCGTTGATCCCGGCGCTGGTCGAGGAGGCGCTGCGCTTCGAGCCGCCCGCCCACTGCATCTTCCGGCAGGCCACCACGGACGTGGAGCTGGAGGGGGCCGTCATCCCGCGCGGCACCGTCGTCCTCCCGTTGCTGGCCTCGGCCAACCGCGACGAGAGCCAGTTCCCGGATCCCGATCGCTTCGACATCCACCGCGATACGAAGGGGCACCTCGCGTTCGGGCTCGACATCCACTTCTGCCTGGGAGCCGCTCTGGCCCGCATGGAAGGCCGGGTGATGCTGGAGGCGCTGCTGTCACGAACGAAGAACCTGAAGCGCGCCGAGCGCGATGTGGCGTGGACGCCGTCGTTCTTCATCCGCGCACCGCAGAAGCTGGTGCTGCGGGCTCAGGTCGACTAG